A single window of Halococcus salifodinae DSM 8989 DNA harbors:
- a CDS encoding cobalamin-binding protein: protein MRIVTLLPSATEIVYALGLEPVGTSHECDYPPEAAAKPAANRSRVDAEASSAAIDSQVLEAEDGEGVYDIDLDTLDRLDPDLVVSQGICDVCAVDSVLVREAVDELDLDCEVLTTDPHSLGDVFADIRRIGNATDTQEQADELVADLEARVEAVARTAEDAMERPRVAVLDWTDPVMTAGHWVPEMVDLAGGSFGLAESGDTSRPRKWNAIREYDPEVLVVAPCGFDLDQTAENLADLTDREDWDDLTAVREGRAYALDGHQFMNRPGPRLVDSLEHLAGIVHPDLFDSPPTEAARPLRTLRGEPTVEP, encoded by the coding sequence ATGCGCATCGTCACGCTGCTGCCCTCGGCGACCGAGATCGTCTACGCGCTGGGGCTCGAACCCGTCGGGACCTCCCACGAGTGCGACTACCCGCCCGAAGCGGCCGCAAAGCCCGCGGCCAATCGCTCGCGGGTCGACGCCGAGGCGTCGAGTGCCGCAATCGACAGCCAGGTCCTCGAAGCCGAGGACGGCGAGGGAGTCTACGACATCGATCTCGACACGCTCGACCGGCTCGATCCCGATCTCGTGGTCTCCCAGGGGATCTGTGACGTCTGCGCGGTGGACTCGGTGCTGGTCAGAGAGGCAGTCGACGAACTCGACCTCGACTGCGAGGTGCTGACGACCGATCCCCACAGTCTGGGGGATGTCTTTGCGGACATCCGGCGGATCGGCAACGCCACGGATACTCAGGAACAGGCCGACGAACTCGTCGCCGACCTCGAAGCGCGCGTCGAGGCCGTCGCGAGGACGGCCGAGGATGCCATGGAACGCCCGCGCGTGGCGGTGCTTGACTGGACCGATCCCGTAATGACCGCCGGCCACTGGGTGCCCGAGATGGTCGACCTCGCCGGTGGGTCGTTCGGCCTCGCCGAATCGGGTGACACCTCGCGACCCCGCAAGTGGAACGCAATCCGCGAGTACGACCCCGAAGTGCTCGTGGTCGCGCCCTGCGGGTTCGACCTCGACCAGACCGCCGAAAACCTCGCGGACCTGACCGACCGTGAGGACTGGGACGATCTCACTGCGGTGCGTGAGGGACGCGCGTACGCGCTCGACGGTCATCAGTTCATGAACCGACCAGGACCCCGGCTCGTCGACTCGCTCGAACATCTCGCAGGAATCGTCCATCCCGACCTGTTCGATTCGCCGCCCACCGAGGCTGCCCGCCCGCTCCGGACGCTCCGGGGCGAGCCCACGGTCGAACCCTAA
- a CDS encoding HEPN domain-containing protein, whose product MNSTTRELFRDFANVATGKVVQETESVSYTHGLSVDWRPATKHNSNTGETTEIPQGSLHTENYAKPDYYRLVHDCRETVTQLCQFKRLREHLYSEYECIVEYHSPNRELNKILLGFLVDLFEKSCTNTLVSFLDEDFDRQFKDYISSLDCDSISVSAIVPLAGLVFDGDSIKLDKNTCIRRTTTEDLEFFLGTSDQEEHMHWTNSQSLIEYRFAKQKSAEQGRDTDISQSKRRETKQRIENILTSMRISHSGNAVYFAHYERSKAPWLRGIRSTIEKNRVRPRLWGDLTIDQEEKLLNMYGILESKDFSSMESNLRMAIEKFNSSYVRRNDRVAFSDLIIILEALYSANSGQEGLHRSDLAQRVAILLGTDPESKERIRDDIAELYDERSGVWGVAHGGGRRELKEDSLEKSRGYVRKSLEQILSHEMDFGGRNNLIKEMRDEIRRSSLGITFP is encoded by the coding sequence ATGAACAGTACGACACGAGAACTGTTCCGTGATTTTGCTAATGTTGCTACTGGAAAGGTTGTTCAGGAAACTGAATCGGTAAGTTATACCCACGGCTTGAGTGTTGATTGGAGGCCGGCAACTAAACACAACTCAAACACTGGCGAGACGACCGAAATCCCACAAGGCTCTCTTCACACTGAGAACTACGCAAAACCAGACTATTACAGATTAGTTCATGATTGTAGGGAAACAGTCACTCAACTATGCCAATTCAAGCGATTGAGAGAACATCTCTATTCGGAATATGAGTGCATTGTGGAATATCATTCGCCAAACAGAGAATTAAACAAGATTTTGTTGGGATTTCTAGTAGACCTTTTTGAGAAATCTTGTACTAACACACTTGTTTCCTTTTTGGATGAGGATTTTGATAGACAGTTTAAGGACTATATCTCTAGCCTTGATTGTGACTCGATATCAGTTTCAGCTATTGTACCTTTGGCAGGATTAGTATTTGATGGTGATTCAATCAAGTTAGACAAGAACACATGCATCAGACGCACAACAACGGAAGACTTAGAGTTCTTTCTGGGAACCTCAGATCAAGAAGAACATATGCATTGGACAAACTCACAAAGTTTAATAGAGTATCGGTTTGCAAAACAGAAATCTGCCGAGCAAGGTAGAGATACCGACATCTCTCAGAGCAAACGTAGAGAAACAAAACAGCGGATCGAAAATATACTCACATCTATGCGAATCTCGCATTCAGGGAACGCTGTATACTTCGCACATTACGAACGCTCGAAAGCTCCCTGGTTACGAGGCATCCGAAGTACTATTGAAAAGAATCGTGTACGGCCAAGATTATGGGGCGACCTTACAATCGATCAAGAAGAGAAACTATTGAATATGTATGGGATTCTCGAATCAAAGGATTTCTCGTCGATGGAATCCAATTTGCGTATGGCGATAGAGAAATTCAATTCAAGCTATGTTAGGAGAAATGATCGAGTGGCATTTAGTGATTTGATAATCATACTTGAGGCACTCTATTCTGCAAACTCTGGTCAAGAAGGGTTACATAGAAGCGATTTAGCGCAGCGAGTTGCCATCCTATTAGGTACTGATCCTGAATCTAAAGAGAGGATTCGCGATGATATTGCCGAATTGTATGATGAAAGGAGCGGTGTATGGGGAGTCGCTCACGGTGGCGGACGCAGGGAACTGAAAGAGGACAGTTTGGAAAAATCTCGAGGCTATGTTCGAAAATCATTAGAACAAATACTGTCACATGAGATGGATTTTGGCGGAAGAAACAATTTAATCAAAGAGATGAGGGATGAAATCAGACGAAGTAGCCTTGGTATTACATTTCCTTAA